One genomic segment of Schlesneria paludicola DSM 18645 includes these proteins:
- a CDS encoding DUF1294 domain-containing protein codes for MARRSWRSRLNPFAWIQRWFTIGAVFWLIGTTTLLALAFVRDGAKVSAIFAIYLLLTVSCSLIAFVLYGIDKRRAIKNQPRIPERTLHILSLLGGWPGAHLATRLFRHKTLKISFRLVFWMTVAIHLIIIAYGIWSGWPITAVRTLIGI; via the coding sequence TTGGCTCGTCGATCGTGGCGGTCTCGACTCAATCCGTTTGCCTGGATTCAACGCTGGTTTACGATCGGCGCCGTCTTCTGGCTGATCGGCACCACAACGCTGCTCGCATTGGCATTTGTGCGCGACGGGGCGAAGGTCTCGGCAATCTTTGCGATCTATCTTCTCTTGACGGTGAGCTGCAGTCTGATTGCATTCGTGCTGTATGGCATCGACAAGCGTCGCGCGATCAAGAATCAGCCCAGAATCCCGGAACGAACGCTGCATATCCTGAGTCTGCTGGGCGGCTGGCCGGGAGCCCACCTGGCAACACGTCTCTTTCGTCACAAAACGCTAAAAATCAGTTTCCGTCTCGTTTTCTGGATGACAGTTGCGATCCATTTAATCATTATTGCCTATGGTATCTGGTCAGGATGGCCCATCACGGCCGTTCGTACTTTGATCGGTATTTAG
- a CDS encoding BatA domain-containing protein, producing MTWLFSLYWLGAFAVAGPILFHMWRRTPRGERPFSTLMFLAPSPPRLTSRSRIEHWLLLLLRTAALALLAFAFTRPLWRAPIAQPDEASTEQLLAVLVDTSASMRRENIWQNLIQELDERLSQLPPQTLVGLYRFDRHLVPVADFHELKSLEPTARRDLIRIRLRELAPTWENTRLGEALVRTATTLQEAQTERAKPASQRIWLASDLQSGAETVALQGYEWPDDLPVEVILAQAASPSNAGLQVVERNLEAAEDVVRVRVTNSSDSLKEQLTLKWDAPGSGEVSVYVPPGQSRTLLPPARPTGVLAEKLLLQGDDNDFDNRVYITDTPLEKRLVVYCGPETQNDTDGARFYLEQVFSASQRYQIDVQAASDVNTAAADSQPSLIVLVQPDAKTQPLIQRHLESGGMVIVAAPNPDATLTSLALCGRRDLEVTEANVSRYAMMGDIDFNHSIFAPFAESQFSDFTGIRFWKHRTIAGLRPAIGENSPKTGEASSPPDQILARFDDDQPAVIEFPFSKGRVVIFTAGWQPADSQFARSSKFPMLMFRLLEQSTGVARQQGNQFVGDSIAWPTASTMESSATGSAHLPSGMELTSMPLSQPFAQTEMPGLYALSVPGRTEQIAVNLAADESRTAPLTIEQLESFGLKLKSREKPIDPQLVRDRQRQLQLVELEQSQKLWQAILVAVVLVLLAETFLGRQLVSKEPA from the coding sequence ATGACCTGGCTGTTCTCGCTTTATTGGCTCGGTGCATTCGCCGTTGCAGGTCCCATCCTGTTCCATATGTGGCGACGCACCCCGCGCGGCGAACGTCCCTTTTCGACGTTGATGTTCCTTGCACCGTCACCGCCACGGTTGACCAGTCGCAGTCGAATCGAACATTGGTTGCTGCTTCTCCTTCGCACTGCGGCGTTGGCGCTGCTGGCATTCGCCTTCACGCGTCCCCTCTGGCGGGCTCCCATCGCACAGCCCGACGAAGCGTCGACCGAACAGTTATTGGCCGTGCTGGTCGACACAAGTGCCAGCATGCGCCGCGAAAACATCTGGCAAAATCTCATTCAGGAACTCGACGAACGCCTATCCCAGCTACCACCGCAAACACTGGTCGGACTCTACCGATTTGACCGGCATCTTGTCCCTGTTGCAGACTTCCATGAACTCAAGTCACTAGAACCCACCGCACGACGCGATCTCATCCGAATTCGGTTAAGAGAACTGGCTCCCACCTGGGAAAATACCCGGCTTGGCGAAGCCCTCGTCCGCACTGCAACCACCTTGCAAGAGGCTCAAACCGAACGTGCTAAGCCCGCATCCCAGCGGATCTGGTTGGCGAGTGACCTGCAAAGCGGTGCCGAGACCGTTGCGCTCCAAGGCTATGAATGGCCCGACGATTTGCCTGTCGAAGTGATCCTGGCACAAGCGGCATCTCCCTCGAATGCCGGGCTGCAGGTGGTCGAACGGAACCTTGAAGCCGCCGAAGACGTCGTGCGCGTGCGGGTTACCAATTCCAGTGACTCACTGAAAGAACAGTTAACCCTGAAATGGGACGCACCAGGTTCGGGCGAAGTTTCCGTGTACGTCCCCCCCGGCCAAAGTCGCACATTGCTGCCGCCCGCGCGCCCCACAGGTGTCCTCGCCGAGAAACTCCTCTTGCAAGGGGATGACAACGATTTCGATAACCGCGTCTACATCACCGACACCCCACTCGAAAAGCGACTGGTCGTTTACTGCGGCCCGGAAACACAGAACGACACCGACGGTGCCCGGTTCTACCTTGAACAAGTTTTTTCGGCGTCGCAGCGATACCAGATCGACGTGCAGGCGGCCTCTGATGTCAATACGGCAGCGGCAGACTCACAACCCTCGCTGATTGTGCTGGTTCAGCCTGACGCCAAGACTCAGCCGCTCATTCAACGGCATCTCGAAAGCGGGGGCATGGTGATTGTCGCTGCCCCGAATCCTGATGCAACGCTGACCAGTCTGGCGCTCTGCGGACGTCGCGATCTGGAAGTGACCGAGGCGAACGTATCGCGATACGCGATGATGGGGGACATTGACTTCAATCATTCGATCTTTGCCCCGTTTGCTGAATCGCAATTCAGTGATTTCACGGGCATCCGATTTTGGAAGCACCGCACGATCGCTGGTTTGCGACCTGCGATCGGCGAGAACTCTCCGAAAACAGGCGAGGCCAGTAGCCCCCCCGATCAGATCCTGGCGCGTTTCGATGATGACCAGCCCGCCGTCATCGAATTTCCGTTCTCCAAAGGACGCGTCGTGATTTTCACCGCGGGATGGCAACCCGCCGACAGTCAGTTTGCGCGTTCGTCAAAATTTCCCATGCTGATGTTTCGATTACTCGAGCAATCGACAGGCGTCGCTCGGCAACAGGGCAATCAATTTGTCGGCGATTCGATCGCCTGGCCCACGGCGTCGACAATGGAATCCAGCGCGACCGGCAGTGCCCACTTGCCTAGTGGCATGGAATTGACTTCCATGCCACTCAGTCAGCCATTCGCACAAACGGAGATGCCTGGCCTGTACGCGTTGAGTGTCCCGGGACGAACCGAACAGATCGCCGTGAACCTGGCCGCAGACGAAAGCCGTACCGCACCGCTGACCATCGAACAACTCGAAAGCTTCGGACTAAAATTGAAGTCGCGAGAAAAGCCGATCGATCCGCAACTAGTGCGTGACCGTCAACGACAACTCCAACTGGTTGAACTCGAACAATCTCAAAAACTTTGGCAGGCCATCCTGGTGGCCGTTGTACTGGTCCTGCTCGCCGAAACATTCCTCGGTCGTCAGCTCGTCTCGAAGGAACCCGCATGA
- a CDS encoding anion transporter — protein MDTITAVRLTSVIFGLTYIALAIGKIPRLRVDRAGIALIGAVIMLAVGLIDLKAAAEAIDFETIALLFGMMVLVAYLQIGGFFQVATDRILQLRLGAFGLLAMTMSVSGVFSAFLVNDVVCVALTPLILDLCRRTKQPMMPHLIGLATASNVGSVATITGNPQNMIIGSLSEISYLRFVGRLAPIAILGLVVNFLIVACVYRRSLSSAGRVEVADDPAEAKPIDRVLLMKGSIVTIGVVALFFLGSPIAVVALVAAAIMMLSTIDPSHVYRRVDWPLLLMFAGLFIIVDVFNTHVVRGWAIEDWTFVTTSPVIAVSGLSVVLSNLVSNVPAVLLFKPIVPATTNPEQAWLALAMSSTFAGNLTVLGSVANLIVVENARRAGFNVSFQEYLKVGIPVTIITTLLGVGWLQWTHY, from the coding sequence ATGGACACGATCACTGCAGTTCGTCTGACTTCGGTGATTTTCGGCCTGACTTACATCGCGCTCGCCATTGGCAAGATTCCCCGCCTTCGCGTCGATCGCGCGGGGATCGCACTGATCGGTGCGGTTATCATGCTGGCGGTCGGATTGATTGATCTCAAGGCGGCGGCAGAAGCGATCGACTTTGAAACGATTGCCTTGCTATTTGGCATGATGGTCTTGGTTGCATACCTTCAAATCGGCGGATTCTTTCAGGTGGCGACCGATCGGATTCTTCAGTTGCGGCTCGGTGCGTTTGGTCTGCTCGCGATGACGATGTCGGTATCCGGCGTCTTCTCGGCGTTTCTCGTCAACGACGTGGTTTGTGTGGCACTCACGCCGTTAATCCTGGATCTCTGTCGTCGCACGAAACAACCGATGATGCCGCATTTGATCGGATTGGCGACGGCCTCGAACGTCGGCTCGGTCGCGACGATCACGGGCAATCCGCAAAACATGATTATTGGATCACTTTCTGAGATCAGCTATTTGCGCTTCGTGGGACGTTTGGCACCGATTGCGATCCTGGGGCTCGTAGTCAACTTTCTGATCGTGGCATGCGTCTATCGTCGGTCGCTCTCGTCGGCGGGACGAGTCGAAGTGGCTGATGATCCTGCCGAAGCCAAGCCGATCGATCGTGTGCTGTTGATGAAAGGCAGCATCGTGACAATCGGCGTCGTCGCGTTGTTCTTTCTAGGATCTCCAATCGCCGTCGTGGCACTTGTTGCCGCCGCGATCATGATGCTCAGCACGATCGATCCTTCGCATGTCTATCGCCGCGTCGACTGGCCACTGCTGCTGATGTTCGCCGGGCTGTTTATTATCGTTGATGTGTTCAACACACACGTCGTCCGTGGTTGGGCGATTGAGGACTGGACGTTCGTGACAACGTCGCCAGTGATTGCGGTCAGCGGGCTGTCTGTCGTGTTATCGAATCTGGTTTCGAATGTCCCGGCCGTGTTGCTGTTCAAACCAATCGTGCCCGCAACAACCAATCCCGAGCAAGCCTGGCTAGCACTGGCGATGTCCAGCACGTTTGCCGGGAATCTGACCGTCCTGGGTTCGGTTGCCAATCTGATCGTCGTCGAGAATGCCCGCCGAGCGGGGTTCAACGTCAGCTTTCAGGAATACCTGAAAGTCGGCATTCCGGTGACGATCATCACGACACTCCTCGGTGTTGGCTGGCTTCAATGGACGCACTATTAA
- a CDS encoding EamA family transporter: MPRSWLVFALGSAFFAGLTAIFGKVGVAQINSNLATLIRTVVIFVVTAALVAYRNEWEPLNKLSGRAVLFLCLSGIATGLSWLCYYRALQLGTASEVAPVDKLSLAFVILLAWLFLGEPMTWRVALGGTLVVAGALTLATK, encoded by the coding sequence ATGCCGCGAAGCTGGCTGGTATTTGCATTGGGATCAGCGTTCTTCGCGGGATTGACGGCTATTTTTGGCAAAGTGGGTGTGGCCCAGATCAATTCGAATCTGGCGACACTGATCCGGACCGTCGTCATTTTTGTCGTTACCGCCGCACTCGTCGCTTACCGCAACGAGTGGGAGCCGTTGAACAAGTTGTCCGGACGAGCCGTGTTGTTCTTATGCCTGTCCGGGATCGCAACGGGCCTGTCATGGCTGTGCTACTACCGCGCCTTACAACTGGGAACCGCTTCTGAAGTAGCACCCGTCGACAAGCTCAGCCTGGCATTCGTCATTCTGCTCGCATGGCTGTTTCTGGGTGAGCCGATGACGTGGCGCGTCGCGCTGGGAGGGACTCTCGTCGTGGCCGGTGCGTTGACTCTGGCCACGAAATAG
- a CDS encoding DUF4272 domain-containing protein, whose translation MNRWLASFPETEHKSKVELRCTSFNLVLEVRSNTNLDFKETNDPRLRVLFSICEALDGVLMSPMTLRDAHGRILCSINGDADEQPDARFPQVIAVVTIPNPPGTASDQQNSSQEDVTNEPPSAVQVARRTLAFAALTARALLEQHPANLNMLETWKNRPKNGGLIPHLINTIRRSHPNPMADLLIWIDEIGIGDDLEPDEWEILQRPLGRLDAQMAINSTWRLEGLVILSWALRRFKLHPHDQLTSFYPTWEHLGLLDTKRTKALLADPVLRSRDEHQAVRSRLFAVHWRLRNFSLRREVVDFADFAANRWFGPLDITSLPLVDGDLALNGVRLDNANPDSFSAAHSASLERHQAANWLCDGPRRCAETRADT comes from the coding sequence ATGAATCGATGGCTGGCATCCTTTCCGGAAACCGAACACAAATCCAAAGTGGAATTGCGCTGCACAAGCTTCAATTTGGTCCTGGAAGTTCGATCGAATACGAATCTTGATTTCAAGGAAACAAACGATCCGCGATTGCGAGTCTTGTTTTCTATCTGTGAAGCACTAGACGGTGTTTTGATGTCGCCCATGACACTACGCGACGCACACGGGAGAATCCTTTGCAGTATCAATGGTGACGCCGACGAGCAACCGGACGCCCGTTTTCCGCAGGTGATCGCCGTCGTCACCATTCCCAATCCACCAGGAACGGCCAGCGATCAGCAAAATTCGTCACAGGAAGACGTCACGAACGAGCCACCGAGTGCAGTCCAGGTCGCTCGGCGGACCTTGGCCTTCGCTGCACTCACCGCGCGTGCGCTTTTAGAACAGCATCCCGCCAATCTGAATATGCTCGAAACCTGGAAAAATCGGCCCAAGAACGGTGGCCTCATTCCGCACCTCATCAATACCATTCGGCGTTCGCACCCAAACCCAATGGCCGACCTGTTGATCTGGATCGACGAGATCGGCATCGGCGACGACCTTGAACCGGATGAATGGGAAATCCTGCAGCGACCACTGGGTCGCCTGGACGCTCAGATGGCGATCAACTCCACATGGCGACTGGAAGGACTGGTCATTCTCAGTTGGGCACTTCGTCGCTTCAAACTGCACCCGCATGACCAGCTCACCAGTTTCTACCCAACGTGGGAACACCTTGGTCTGCTTGACACGAAACGCACGAAAGCGTTGCTGGCTGATCCAGTTCTTCGATCACGTGACGAACACCAAGCCGTCCGATCGCGCCTGTTCGCTGTCCATTGGAGGCTGCGAAATTTTAGTTTGCGTCGCGAAGTCGTCGATTTTGCTGACTTCGCAGCGAACCGCTGGTTCGGCCCCCTCGACATCACCAGCCTGCCACTCGTGGATGGCGACCTCGCATTGAATGGCGTACGCCTCGACAACGCCAACCCTGATTCATTCTCTGCCGCGCACAGCGCCTCCCTCGAACGCCATCAAGCGGCCAACTGGCTTTGCGACGGCCCGCGTCGTTGCGCCGAAACCAGGGCCGACACGTGA
- a CDS encoding DUF1559 family PulG-like putative transporter, with product MADERDSLTNQNQTNFDQQNKHQTSIRAGLLAIVSLAVILGLLWPVGGNNRGRGHRTICRNNVKQILLALLNYESIHHALPPAHTVDANDSPLHSWRTLILPMIGEQELYDSIDLSKPWDDPVNAIARKARVDTFRCPATACPENFTTYLAVVTPDSCLQDHEARHLAEIKQSYSQTVMILEVVSKNAVPWMSPQDAGEELLMGFGPKTVLPHQVGPTAGMLDGHVDSLMPTMPAPVRRKLISATIDDR from the coding sequence ATGGCCGACGAACGCGACAGCCTTACAAACCAAAATCAGACGAACTTTGATCAACAGAACAAACATCAAACCTCGATTCGTGCCGGGCTGTTGGCAATCGTGAGTCTCGCGGTGATCCTAGGCCTACTTTGGCCGGTCGGAGGGAACAATCGTGGAAGGGGACATCGCACGATCTGCAGGAACAACGTCAAACAGATCTTGCTCGCACTTCTGAACTATGAATCCATTCATCACGCCCTGCCACCTGCCCATACGGTCGATGCGAACGACAGTCCGCTGCACAGTTGGCGTACGTTGATCTTACCAATGATCGGTGAGCAGGAACTGTACGATTCGATCGACTTGTCGAAGCCTTGGGACGATCCGGTGAATGCGATCGCCAGGAAAGCGCGCGTGGACACATTTCGTTGCCCGGCAACTGCTTGTCCCGAGAACTTCACGACCTATCTGGCCGTGGTCACGCCCGATAGCTGCCTTCAAGATCATGAAGCACGTCACCTGGCCGAGATCAAGCAAAGTTACTCGCAGACTGTGATGATCCTGGAAGTTGTGTCCAAAAATGCGGTCCCGTGGATGTCACCCCAAGATGCGGGCGAAGAGCTGTTGATGGGATTCGGACCAAAGACCGTGCTGCCACACCAAGTGGGACCGACTGCTGGAATGCTGGATGGACATGTCGATTCTCTAATGCCGACAATGCCCGCGCCTGTACGTCGAAAACTGATCTCGGCGACGATTGACGATCGATGA
- a CDS encoding DUF1559 family PulG-like putative transporter, with protein sequence MDFPFPPPPPGMQTILIARWILTFWSVVGLVVLIWRMKHKQFLRPREMAYWLLATPVCGIVAFFGYSRFEQWDDNLWLLPAIVASLSVSVAGVTIGLSKLYVDGYWAGFTSSVADCFMAACIALPVLLFLAQPVMMPAVGSRRTSPVILCKINQRQLGMSMLMAAKEPQTFLPARQGRGPVSWRILILPHLDLTRIYKRYDQSHPWNHPQNDESSRAWVPEMTCPANYYKQATEGHWYSSFSMPTGPHTIGANPNGTPFSDISDGLTNTLLFVEASGAQIIWTEPRDVNVAIQPTGVNLNGNKPGHSAGWLSSYHRDNVNVILADGSARYLSNKIDPALLKKLATIDGGETIRADEDF encoded by the coding sequence ATGGATTTCCCGTTCCCTCCTCCACCCCCAGGCATGCAAACAATCTTGATCGCGCGGTGGATTCTTACGTTCTGGTCAGTGGTTGGACTTGTCGTCTTGATCTGGAGAATGAAACACAAGCAGTTCCTCCGCCCCAGAGAAATGGCCTACTGGTTGCTGGCAACGCCCGTCTGCGGCATTGTGGCGTTCTTCGGATACAGTCGATTCGAACAGTGGGACGACAATCTCTGGCTGCTCCCCGCCATCGTCGCTTCACTTTCGGTGTCCGTCGCGGGAGTCACAATCGGATTGTCGAAACTTTATGTAGACGGATATTGGGCCGGATTCACATCGAGTGTCGCAGATTGTTTCATGGCCGCTTGCATCGCACTGCCTGTGCTATTGTTTCTGGCACAACCAGTCATGATGCCAGCCGTAGGGTCTCGTCGAACCTCTCCCGTAATCCTCTGCAAGATCAATCAGCGACAGCTCGGCATGTCGATGCTGATGGCCGCGAAGGAACCACAAACATTTCTTCCCGCAAGACAAGGCAGGGGACCGGTATCATGGCGTATTCTGATATTGCCGCATCTCGACTTGACCAGAATCTACAAGCGGTACGATCAGAGTCACCCATGGAATCATCCGCAAAACGATGAATCTTCGCGTGCCTGGGTTCCAGAAATGACATGCCCTGCAAACTACTACAAACAAGCCACGGAAGGGCACTGGTACTCGTCGTTCTCGATGCCGACGGGACCTCATACGATTGGCGCCAATCCCAATGGAACTCCCTTTTCCGACATTTCGGATGGGTTAACCAATACACTGCTGTTTGTTGAAGCCAGTGGGGCCCAGATCATCTGGACCGAACCCCGCGACGTGAACGTTGCAATCCAGCCAACGGGTGTCAATCTGAACGGAAACAAACCGGGCCATTCCGCAGGTTGGCTGTCGTCATACCATCGAGACAATGTCAACGTGATTCTCGCCGACGGCTCTGCGAGATACCTGTCCAATAAGATCGATCCCGCATTGCTCAAGAAACTGGCGACGATTGACGGTGGCGAAACCATTCGAGCCGACGAAGACTTTTGA
- a CDS encoding RDD family protein gives MSETTLRPRPVGWWSVITLLSLILPGAIVWWSVSVAMSGTPLRQMANRIPMYSHGWIRNGELWFPAIQLSDEWWAGPGTPSSRGTAIRRLDLATGVEHDTGLEVRGYSVNVTWIKDELYASSDTAIYKQEGTSLRELAKWPTGLRGPNAMPFLYDGKLTTFVSVIDPVSRRPLESVHRLIHLVDGKWVDGAKFVLPASGRLWKKYSQQGRLTIVSRRSKDWSNDPAAAGQQSMLTVLEDSDGMFHLFARDHFEFGAYRRGFEFVSENDTEADGGPVSAMVPENAPPDVSGWEPIQPVVGKDYWRVMSREGDSIIFGGFSVSPSAPARFRCVRRHSDGRWDEVPGLEKISAASKNLRLIPGATDGEIILMQENQWHSAELLRVATDGSPPIQTSIPGDEKPYLKRWGRLLFSFTMAWLLHVGLVVGGACLLETRNSGMGYQFGNQNVALASIARRGAALALDLVLFAAIIYFSAWCVIWYRQPTFLELDDATFAGAIHRMMDGGLSRGWRGLLAMPALALTPISILLFGFVEPEQMIQVWHLLNGVLVDVSIVVIVLRHVVEGRTGTTPGKWLLGLRTVRSTLRPCGFARALVRNLMCWCDIPLFLSPWPAATSLLFSSTCQRLGDRLADTIVVQSSSLSGRTLNSREPVLRENPALVERL, from the coding sequence ATGAGTGAGACGACACTGCGCCCACGTCCGGTCGGCTGGTGGTCGGTTATCACGTTGCTCAGTCTGATCCTGCCGGGGGCCATTGTCTGGTGGTCCGTCAGTGTGGCAATGTCTGGCACGCCGTTGCGGCAGATGGCGAACCGGATTCCCATGTATTCACATGGTTGGATCAGGAACGGCGAGCTCTGGTTTCCGGCGATTCAGCTTTCGGACGAGTGGTGGGCGGGCCCCGGGACACCCAGCTCGCGCGGAACTGCGATCCGGCGCCTGGACTTGGCGACTGGTGTTGAGCACGACACGGGTCTCGAGGTTCGTGGTTATTCTGTCAATGTGACTTGGATCAAGGACGAACTGTATGCGTCTTCCGATACAGCGATCTACAAGCAAGAAGGGACCTCATTGCGTGAGCTTGCGAAGTGGCCCACAGGTTTGCGTGGCCCAAATGCGATGCCATTTTTGTATGACGGTAAGTTAACGACGTTTGTCTCAGTGATTGATCCCGTGAGTCGTCGTCCATTGGAATCGGTCCACCGGCTGATTCACCTCGTCGATGGCAAATGGGTCGATGGAGCGAAGTTTGTTCTGCCGGCATCGGGTCGACTCTGGAAGAAATATTCGCAGCAAGGTCGCCTGACGATCGTTTCGCGCCGCTCAAAAGATTGGTCGAATGATCCGGCTGCCGCGGGACAACAGTCGATGCTCACCGTCCTTGAAGACAGCGATGGAATGTTTCATCTATTTGCAAGGGACCATTTTGAGTTCGGTGCTTATCGGCGTGGATTCGAGTTTGTGAGCGAGAACGACACAGAAGCCGATGGAGGTCCGGTATCGGCCATGGTTCCTGAGAACGCCCCGCCCGATGTTTCTGGTTGGGAACCGATCCAACCGGTTGTGGGCAAGGATTATTGGCGCGTCATGAGTCGTGAGGGCGACAGCATTATTTTTGGTGGCTTCTCTGTTTCTCCTAGTGCGCCGGCGCGATTTCGTTGTGTCCGTCGACATTCGGACGGGCGTTGGGACGAAGTTCCAGGGCTTGAGAAGATCTCGGCGGCCAGCAAGAACCTTAGACTGATTCCGGGGGCCACGGATGGCGAAATCATCCTGATGCAGGAAAATCAATGGCATTCCGCTGAGTTGCTTCGGGTTGCGACGGACGGAAGCCCTCCAATTCAAACGTCGATTCCAGGGGATGAGAAACCGTATCTAAAACGCTGGGGGCGTTTGCTCTTTAGCTTCACGATGGCTTGGTTGCTTCATGTTGGACTGGTCGTGGGTGGGGCCTGTCTGCTGGAAACGCGCAATTCCGGTATGGGATACCAATTCGGAAATCAAAATGTGGCTCTGGCATCGATCGCGCGCCGTGGTGCGGCGCTTGCGCTCGACCTCGTGTTGTTCGCGGCGATCATTTACTTCTCCGCGTGGTGTGTGATTTGGTATCGGCAACCGACCTTTCTTGAACTCGACGATGCCACGTTTGCTGGGGCGATTCATCGGATGATGGATGGCGGTCTTAGTCGAGGCTGGCGAGGGCTATTGGCCATGCCTGCGTTGGCACTGACACCGATATCGATCCTCTTGTTTGGATTTGTTGAGCCTGAGCAGATGATCCAAGTGTGGCATCTGCTGAACGGTGTTCTGGTCGACGTTTCAATTGTGGTGATCGTGCTGCGTCATGTTGTCGAGGGACGAACGGGGACTACACCGGGGAAATGGCTGCTCGGTCTTCGCACCGTGCGTAGCACTCTTCGTCCGTGTGGTTTTGCGAGGGCGCTGGTACGCAATCTGATGTGTTGGTGCGACATCCCCTTGTTTCTCTCACCCTGGCCCGCCGCGACGAGTCTTCTATTCTCATCGACTTGCCAACGATTGGGGGATCGACTGGCGGACACGATCGTCGTGCAGTCGAGTTCACTGTCTGGAAGAACATTGAATTCGAGAGAACCCGTGTTGAGAGAGAATCCTGCTCTGGTTGAGCGATTGTAA
- a CDS encoding DMT family transporter — protein MAWLILVIAGLIETGWAIGLKYTDGFTRFWPSVFTIIGIVTSLVMLSMSVRTLPIGTAYAVWVGIGAAGTVVCGILLFGESASLVRLGFLSLLLISIIGLKMTAH, from the coding sequence ATGGCGTGGCTCATTCTTGTGATTGCGGGTTTGATTGAAACGGGCTGGGCGATCGGGTTGAAATACACCGACGGATTCACTCGCTTCTGGCCGAGTGTCTTCACGATCATCGGGATCGTGACCAGCCTTGTGATGCTCTCGATGTCCGTCCGCACCTTGCCGATAGGCACTGCCTATGCCGTCTGGGTCGGAATCGGCGCCGCGGGCACCGTGGTCTGTGGGATTTTGCTGTTCGGCGAATCCGCGAGCCTCGTCCGTCTCGGCTTTCTAAGCCTGCTGTTGATCTCGATCATTGGCCTGAAGATGACGGCGCACTGA
- a CDS encoding chalcone isomerase family protein — MNARQAIAGILILFLISGPMISAAEIEGVTFPDNRHIGKTKLVLNNVGLMRYNIVIKAMVAGLYLGEGIEPKQALADVPKRIEIHYFWNLKGTDIVDASEKLLVANATSERIQKVRGQIDQMHKLYENIKAGDRYSLTYIPSVGTELALNGEPKGLVKGADFAKVYFSIWLGKKPMDIALRDQLVKPRS; from the coding sequence ATGAACGCAAGGCAAGCCATTGCAGGAATTCTCATACTGTTTTTAATCAGCGGACCGATGATTAGCGCCGCCGAGATTGAAGGCGTCACGTTTCCAGACAACCGACACATCGGTAAAACCAAACTGGTACTAAATAATGTCGGTTTGATGCGCTACAACATCGTCATCAAAGCGATGGTCGCAGGACTGTACCTTGGCGAGGGCATCGAACCAAAACAGGCCCTCGCCGATGTCCCAAAACGAATCGAGATTCATTATTTCTGGAACTTGAAGGGAACCGACATCGTTGATGCATCCGAAAAGCTGCTCGTCGCCAATGCGACCAGTGAACGAATTCAGAAGGTCCGAGGTCAGATTGATCAGATGCACAAACTCTACGAAAACATTAAGGCGGGAGACCGTTACTCGCTCACCTACATTCCAAGCGTCGGGACGGAATTGGCGCTCAACGGAGAGCCCAAAGGGCTCGTCAAAGGAGCGGATTTCGCCAAAGTCTACTTCTCAATCTGGCTCGGCAAGAAGCCCATGGACATCGCCCTACGGGATCAACTCGTGAAGCCGAGATCTTAA